A section of the Roseivirga sp. BDSF3-8 genome encodes:
- a CDS encoding 3-hydroxyanthranilate 3,4-dioxygenase → MPIRRPFNFKEWIDEHRHLLKPPVGNQQVFKANDDFIVMVVGGPNARKDYHVNKTEEFFYQLEGNIVLKIIEDGKPVDIPIKEGEIFLLPPNVPHSPQRTTGSIGLVMEVYRDKSQEDGFQWYCENCGNLLYEEYAHVSDIVNQLPAIMNNFFENIEHRTCDKCGTVMEKPEAAKTQD, encoded by the coding sequence ATGCCCATTAGAAGACCATTTAACTTCAAAGAGTGGATAGACGAACACCGGCACCTGTTGAAGCCGCCGGTGGGAAACCAGCAGGTTTTCAAAGCCAATGATGATTTTATTGTAATGGTGGTTGGCGGACCCAATGCCCGTAAAGACTATCATGTTAATAAAACAGAGGAATTCTTTTACCAGTTGGAAGGTAACATTGTACTTAAGATCATTGAAGATGGCAAACCGGTAGACATCCCTATCAAAGAAGGCGAGATATTCTTATTACCTCCAAATGTGCCTCACAGCCCGCAGCGTACAACAGGCAGTATAGGATTGGTAATGGAAGTATACCGGGATAAAAGCCAGGAAGATGGCTTTCAATGGTACTGTGAAAACTGTGGCAACCTTTTGTACGAGGAATATGCTCACGTTTCGGATATTGTAAATCAGCTACCTGCTATCATGAATAACTTTTTTGAAAATATAGAGCACCGGACCTGTGATAAGTGTGGTACAGTAATGGAAAAGCCGGAAGCGGCAAAAACGCAGGATTAA
- a CDS encoding amidohydrolase family protein, which translates to MKGNMLTIDMHTHILPKTWPDLRERYGYGGFIRLEHHKPTAARMMADEKFFREIQANCWDPEVRIEECDKLGVDVQVLCTVPVMFSYWAKPEDALDLSRILNDHIADITRKYPNRYVGLGTIPMQSPDLAIAELERCVKDLDMAGVQIGSHINNHNLDSTELFPIFEAAEELGACILVHPWDMMGKENMPKYWLPWLVGMPAETCLAVCSMIFGGVFERLPKLRVAFAHGGGSFPFTLGRIVHGFNVRPDLCAIDNPISPADYIGKFYVDSAVHDEQTLRYLAEIVGTDTILMGSDYPFPLGEHEPGRIIHDADFNESDKRKMLAANAMEWLGIKENKFISILK; encoded by the coding sequence ATGAAGGGGAATATGCTAACTATAGACATGCACACGCATATCCTCCCTAAAACCTGGCCGGACCTGAGGGAGCGATATGGATATGGCGGATTTATTCGACTTGAACATCATAAGCCAACGGCGGCCAGGATGATGGCTGACGAAAAGTTTTTCAGGGAAATACAGGCCAATTGCTGGGACCCTGAAGTACGGATAGAGGAGTGCGATAAATTGGGCGTGGATGTGCAGGTACTTTGTACTGTGCCTGTTATGTTCAGCTACTGGGCCAAACCCGAAGATGCCCTTGACCTGAGCAGGATACTAAACGACCATATTGCGGATATTACCAGGAAATACCCTAACAGGTATGTAGGGCTTGGCACTATACCTATGCAATCGCCTGACCTGGCCATAGCTGAGCTTGAGCGATGTGTAAAGGATCTGGATATGGCGGGGGTGCAAATAGGCTCCCATATAAATAATCATAATCTGGACTCAACTGAGCTCTTCCCCATATTTGAGGCGGCTGAGGAACTGGGGGCTTGTATCCTTGTGCACCCATGGGACATGATGGGTAAAGAAAATATGCCCAAATACTGGCTCCCCTGGCTTGTAGGTATGCCTGCTGAGACCTGTCTGGCCGTTTGCTCTATGATTTTCGGAGGCGTGTTTGAGCGACTCCCCAAACTGAGGGTGGCCTTTGCCCATGGTGGCGGGTCCTTTCCTTTTACTCTCGGCCGTATTGTACATGGCTTTAATGTACGCCCTGATCTCTGTGCCATCGACAATCCCATCAGCCCGGCTGACTATATAGGGAAGTTTTACGTAGACTCTGCTGTACATGATGAGCAGACGCTACGCTACCTTGCGGAGATAGTGGGTACTGATACGATACTTATGGGTAGTGATTACCCCTTTCCTTTGGGTGAACACGAGCCGGGCCGCATAATTCATGATGCCGACTTCAACGAAAGTGACAAAAGGAAAATGCTTGCCGCCAATGCTATGGAATGGCTGGGCATTAAGGAAAATAAGTTTATAAGCATATTGAAGTAA
- the kynU gene encoding kynureninase yields the protein MEYSFSAELARQLDEEDILADFRDRFFIPEVNRREAIYFCGNSLGLQPKSTSAYLEAEMKVWREKAVDGHFRDADDNWYNYHKSMKGPMSKLVGAREAEVVPMNNLTTNLHLMLVTFYRPTAGRYKIICEAGAFPSDQYVIESQVKWHGFDPEEAVIEVGPRDGEFTLHDEDILEVIRKHGDSTALILFGGLQYYTGQLFDMQAITKAGHEAGTMVGFDLAHAVGNVPLQLHDWDVDFAVWCTYKYLNSGPGSMAGAFINESFAERPDLPRLAGWWGYDEKQRFKMEKGFIPSYGADGWRLANMNILSAAAVRASLQIFNEASMERLREKSVRLTGFMEFILEEIRKEHPIFRIITPADPEKRGCQLSLYFEKSAKAMFDSITENSVIADYRNPNVIRLAPVPLYNTFMDVFTLGVIIKNTVAQLENKA from the coding sequence ATGGAATATAGCTTTTCGGCGGAACTTGCCCGCCAATTGGACGAAGAGGACATTCTCGCAGATTTTCGCGACAGGTTTTTCATCCCGGAAGTAAACCGCAGGGAAGCCATCTATTTCTGTGGCAATTCTCTGGGCCTGCAACCTAAATCCACCTCCGCTTACCTGGAAGCAGAAATGAAAGTGTGGAGAGAAAAAGCGGTGGACGGGCATTTCCGTGACGCAGATGATAATTGGTATAATTATCATAAAAGCATGAAAGGCCCCATGAGCAAACTCGTCGGAGCCCGCGAAGCTGAGGTAGTACCGATGAACAACCTCACTACTAACCTCCATTTGATGTTAGTGACCTTTTACCGTCCTACTGCGGGGCGCTACAAGATCATCTGTGAAGCCGGAGCCTTTCCCTCAGACCAGTATGTGATAGAGTCACAGGTAAAATGGCATGGATTTGATCCGGAAGAGGCAGTGATAGAAGTAGGCCCGAGAGATGGTGAATTTACCCTTCATGATGAAGACATACTTGAAGTTATCCGGAAGCATGGCGATTCTACTGCGCTGATTTTGTTTGGTGGCCTCCAATATTACACGGGACAGCTATTTGATATGCAGGCCATCACAAAAGCCGGTCATGAAGCAGGGACTATGGTAGGTTTCGATCTGGCTCATGCCGTCGGTAATGTCCCATTGCAATTGCATGATTGGGATGTGGACTTTGCTGTTTGGTGCACGTATAAGTACCTGAATAGTGGCCCTGGGTCTATGGCTGGTGCTTTTATCAATGAGAGTTTTGCAGAACGCCCGGACCTTCCCCGGCTGGCAGGCTGGTGGGGCTATGATGAGAAACAGCGCTTTAAGATGGAAAAAGGCTTTATCCCTTCATATGGGGCTGATGGCTGGCGTTTGGCAAATATGAATATTTTGTCAGCTGCAGCGGTCAGAGCTTCATTGCAAATCTTCAATGAAGCGAGCATGGAAAGACTTCGTGAAAAAAGCGTGAGGCTTACCGGCTTTATGGAATTCATCCTGGAGGAAATCAGGAAGGAGCACCCAATCTTCCGCATTATAACCCCTGCCGACCCGGAAAAACGAGGATGCCAGCTTAGCCTGTACTTTGAAAAAAGCGCAAAGGCTATGTTTGACAGCATAACTGAAAACAGTGTCATAGCCGATTACCGAAATCCCAATGTGATACGACTAGCCCCGGTCCCGCTATATAATACCTTCATGGACGTATTTACACTTGGAGTGATTATTAAAAATACGGTAGCACAATTAGAAAATAAGGCTTGA
- a CDS encoding FAD-dependent oxidoreductase, producing the protein MTSTQNKEVTIMGAGLVGSLLALYMIRRDYRVVVYEKRQDMRRIRQDGGRSINLALSDRGLRALNDVGLDEKVRSLMIPMKGRMLHGPDNDIRFQPYGKAGQHINSIPRGLLNELMINEAEERGAVFHFGKRCTAADLTSNTVTIEDIDTGGITEITSDLILGADGAFSAIRSAMEKTDRFNYEQFYIEHGYKELTIPPTAEGHFAMEKNALHIWPRGRFMFIALPNPDKSFTCTLFFPFSGEPSFESLTTQQAVELFFKETFPDATELIPNLTEQYFENPTSSLVTIRCFPWVANRFLILGDASHAIVPFYGQGMNAGFEDCYLLDKMMDKHEDLDEVLREFQLMRKPDADAIAELALSNFIEMRDRVADPQFLLQKKIEAKLHDRFPDQWMPLYSMVTFSHMPYSEAMQKGVQQDRAMKVVMKHMNATFENYESLNYSAMLARLKDEMESMPEPALQRTTQHG; encoded by the coding sequence TTGACTAGCACGCAAAATAAAGAAGTAACCATAATGGGAGCCGGTCTCGTTGGCTCCCTGTTGGCCCTTTACATGATACGCAGGGACTATCGTGTAGTGGTGTATGAGAAACGTCAGGACATGAGACGAATCCGCCAGGATGGCGGCCGGTCTATAAACCTGGCCCTTAGCGACCGGGGTCTTAGGGCTCTCAATGATGTGGGCCTGGATGAAAAAGTCAGAAGTCTTATGATTCCTATGAAAGGACGTATGCTTCATGGTCCGGATAATGACATACGCTTTCAGCCCTATGGAAAAGCAGGTCAACATATTAATTCTATTCCCCGGGGGCTTCTGAATGAACTTATGATCAATGAGGCAGAAGAAAGAGGGGCTGTCTTTCATTTCGGTAAACGATGCACTGCGGCGGACCTTACGTCTAATACGGTTACTATAGAGGATATTGATACGGGAGGAATTACCGAAATTACCTCAGACCTTATTCTTGGAGCAGACGGTGCTTTTTCGGCCATACGATCAGCCATGGAGAAAACGGACCGTTTTAACTATGAGCAATTTTACATTGAACATGGTTATAAGGAACTAACAATTCCTCCTACAGCAGAGGGACATTTTGCAATGGAAAAGAATGCACTTCACATATGGCCCCGTGGGCGCTTTATGTTTATTGCATTGCCTAACCCGGATAAGAGCTTTACCTGTACATTATTCTTTCCCTTTTCAGGAGAACCCTCTTTTGAGAGCCTTACTACTCAACAGGCGGTAGAATTATTTTTTAAAGAGACTTTTCCAGATGCAACGGAGCTGATTCCTAACCTGACCGAGCAGTATTTTGAAAACCCTACCAGCAGCCTGGTCACTATCCGGTGCTTTCCCTGGGTGGCTAACAGGTTTCTTATCCTGGGCGATGCTTCACATGCGATCGTACCCTTTTACGGCCAGGGAATGAATGCGGGGTTTGAAGATTGCTATCTGCTGGACAAAATGATGGACAAGCACGAGGATCTGGATGAGGTACTTCGGGAATTTCAGCTAATGCGTAAACCTGATGCAGACGCAATCGCCGAGCTGGCCTTAAGCAACTTCATCGAAATGCGTGACCGTGTGGCCGACCCTCAGTTTTTACTTCAGAAAAAGATTGAGGCAAAACTACACGACCGCTTTCCCGACCAGTGGATGCCATTATACTCAATGGTTACATTCAGTCATATGCCCTACTCGGAGGCTATGCAAAAGGGAGTACAACAGGACAGGGCTATGAAGGTGGTAATGAAGCACATGAATGCTACCTTTGAGAATTATGAGAGCCTCAATTACTCAGCCATGCTGGCGCGCCTGAAAGACGAGATGGAAAGCATGCCTGAGCCTGCTCTGCAGCGCACCACTCAGCACGGATGA
- the crtD gene encoding 1-hydroxycarotenoid 3,4-desaturase CrtD, with protein MKLKKKVAIVGAGIAGIAASVRLARAGNEVTVYEANDGPGGKLRAFNCAGYRFDAGPSLFTMPMLVDELFILCDENPEDHFTYRQLPVTCHYFFEDGLNIYAYTDRQKLLQELQGKVKDDPAAVIQALDKSQKLYSMLGDLFMKRSLHRASTFLNKEALHAYTRLHKMDFFRTMHEANASRFTDPHLVQLFDRYATYNGSDPYKTPATMNIIPHLEFNIGTYFPEGGMYSITESLFKLAKRQGVQFRFDTPVHSISVTNGKVSGLETKAGGEHYDTVVSNMDVVNTYRKLLPDQKHPEKLLRQPKSSSAIIFYWGIRRKFDELDLHNILFSQDYKAEFHNLFDKKTLYKDPTIYVNITSKYQQDDAPEGCENWFVMINAPHNDGQNWDKLIDQARNSIQEKLKRMLGQNIASLIACEEVLDPRTIELKTSSSQGALYGNSSNNRYAAFLRHANFSKNIKGLYFCGGSVHPGGGIPLCLNSARLAAEAVERDS; from the coding sequence ATGAAATTAAAGAAGAAAGTCGCGATCGTAGGAGCAGGCATTGCAGGAATAGCAGCCTCTGTAAGGCTGGCCAGAGCTGGCAATGAGGTTACTGTTTATGAGGCTAATGACGGCCCGGGAGGCAAACTGAGAGCCTTTAACTGTGCGGGCTACCGGTTTGATGCGGGACCTAGCTTATTTACCATGCCCATGCTGGTAGATGAACTATTTATCCTCTGCGATGAAAATCCTGAGGACCATTTTACCTATCGTCAGCTACCAGTCACCTGCCATTACTTTTTTGAAGATGGGCTGAATATATACGCCTATACTGACAGGCAAAAGCTGTTACAGGAACTTCAGGGAAAAGTAAAGGACGATCCTGCCGCAGTGATCCAGGCATTGGATAAGAGCCAGAAGTTATACAGTATGCTGGGCGACTTATTCATGAAACGCAGCCTGCACAGGGCCTCTACATTTTTGAACAAAGAGGCATTACATGCTTATACCCGCCTTCATAAGATGGACTTCTTTCGCACCATGCATGAGGCAAATGCTTCGCGATTCACAGACCCACACCTGGTGCAGCTATTTGATCGCTATGCGACCTACAATGGCAGTGATCCGTACAAAACTCCTGCCACCATGAATATCATTCCTCACCTGGAGTTTAATATAGGCACGTATTTTCCTGAGGGGGGCATGTATAGTATCACGGAAAGCCTATTTAAGTTAGCAAAAAGACAGGGTGTACAGTTCAGGTTTGACACGCCTGTACATAGTATATCGGTGACGAATGGAAAGGTATCAGGTTTGGAAACAAAAGCAGGCGGTGAGCACTACGATACAGTGGTTAGCAACATGGATGTAGTTAATACTTATCGTAAGCTATTGCCTGACCAGAAACACCCTGAAAAGCTTTTAAGACAACCCAAAAGTAGCTCTGCCATTATTTTTTACTGGGGAATACGCAGGAAATTCGATGAACTGGACCTGCACAATATTTTATTTAGTCAGGACTACAAGGCAGAGTTTCACAATCTTTTCGATAAGAAAACTTTGTACAAAGACCCGACTATTTACGTTAATATCACTTCTAAATACCAGCAGGATGATGCTCCGGAAGGGTGTGAGAATTGGTTTGTTATGATTAATGCACCACATAATGACGGGCAGAACTGGGATAAACTGATAGATCAGGCCAGAAATAGCATTCAGGAAAAACTAAAGAGAATGTTGGGGCAGAATATTGCTTCACTGATAGCTTGTGAGGAGGTCCTGGATCCGCGTACCATTGAGCTTAAGACCAGCTCCAGCCAGGGAGCGTTATACGGAAATAGCTCAAATAATCGATACGCAGCCTTTTTACGCCATGCTAATTTCAGTAAGAATATCAAGGGCTTATACTTTTGTGGCGGAAGTGTGCACCCGGGCGGAGGCATTCCGTTATGTCTTAATTCAGCCAGGCTGGCAGCTGAGGCAGTAGAAAGGGATTCGTAA
- a CDS encoding transporter substrate-binding domain-containing protein, which translates to MFITLMPTSCKQSTRESRSDSEVAEERVIDPVAFDLEKIKERGTLRAIIDNSSTGYFVYKGQPMGYEYELLTLLADHLEVKLEILPTVDIDEAFTKLNKGEGDIIAHNLTITKDRKEKAEFTDHLYTVKQVLVQRKPDNWRKMKRHQIEDALVRNPIDLIGREVYVRKSSSYFTRLENLSEEVGGDIIIVEDFADVETERLIRKVAEGDIEYTVADEDIAMVNATYYSNLDVKTAISFPQRIAWGVRKNAPGLLTEVNAWLERMKKKPEFYVIYKKYFKNNKAIQKRGQSQYASFAGNKISPYDSLIKDAASTIGWDWRLLAAQVYQESKFDPYAQSWAGAVGLMQLMPSTAETYGAKNLYNPNQSLKAGTKYIEFLQDMWLEKVADSTERVKFVLASYNVGAGHVLDARALCRKYGKDPENWEDVEYYLVRKSKPKYFKDPVVNQGYCRGEEPAQYVRNILEYYDHYNRLTSSNQQASLHQLHPVLADAG; encoded by the coding sequence ATGTTTATTACATTAATGCCAACCTCTTGTAAGCAGTCAACCAGGGAAAGTCGTAGTGACTCGGAAGTAGCCGAGGAGCGTGTAATAGACCCGGTCGCCTTTGATTTAGAAAAAATTAAGGAGCGGGGAACCCTGAGAGCTATCATAGATAATAGTTCCACAGGATACTTTGTATACAAAGGTCAACCCATGGGATATGAGTATGAACTACTCACCTTACTGGCAGATCATCTCGAAGTCAAGCTCGAAATCCTTCCCACTGTAGATATTGATGAAGCTTTTACCAAACTAAATAAAGGCGAAGGCGATATTATCGCGCACAACCTCACCATTACTAAAGACCGTAAGGAAAAAGCTGAGTTTACTGACCATCTCTACACGGTAAAACAGGTACTCGTGCAGCGCAAGCCGGACAACTGGCGTAAAATGAAACGCCACCAGATAGAAGATGCCCTGGTTCGTAACCCCATCGACCTTATTGGCAGAGAAGTATACGTGAGGAAGTCCTCAAGCTACTTCACGCGTTTAGAAAACCTTTCTGAAGAGGTTGGCGGAGATATTATCATCGTAGAAGATTTTGCAGATGTAGAAACAGAGCGGCTTATACGAAAAGTGGCCGAGGGTGATATTGAATATACTGTAGCAGATGAAGACATAGCTATGGTTAATGCTACCTACTACTCTAACCTGGATGTCAAAACAGCCATCAGCTTTCCTCAAAGAATTGCCTGGGGGGTGCGTAAAAATGCTCCCGGACTTTTAACAGAAGTGAATGCATGGCTTGAGAGAATGAAGAAAAAGCCAGAGTTCTACGTTATTTACAAGAAGTACTTTAAGAACAATAAGGCCATCCAGAAGAGAGGACAAAGCCAGTATGCAAGCTTTGCAGGTAATAAAATATCCCCTTATGACAGCCTGATCAAGGATGCCGCATCTACCATAGGGTGGGACTGGCGTCTGCTTGCTGCCCAGGTTTACCAGGAAAGTAAATTTGATCCATATGCCCAGTCATGGGCCGGAGCGGTAGGACTCATGCAGCTTATGCCATCTACTGCGGAGACATACGGTGCCAAAAACCTGTACAACCCTAATCAAAGCCTGAAGGCAGGAACTAAGTATATTGAGTTTCTGCAGGATATGTGGCTTGAGAAGGTGGCTGACTCTACCGAAAGGGTTAAGTTTGTGCTGGCTTCATATAATGTAGGTGCCGGTCATGTACTGGATGCTCGCGCCCTTTGCCGTAAGTATGGTAAAGACCCTGAAAACTGGGAAGACGTGGAATACTATCTGGTAAGAAAAAGCAAGCCTAAGTACTTTAAGGATCCGGTCGTAAATCAGGGATACTGCCGTGGAGAAGAGCCCGCCCAGTATGTGCGTAACATCCTGGAATATTATGACCACTATAACCGCCTCACCAGTAGTAACCAGCAGGCCTCACTACATCAGTTGCACCCTGTCCTGGCAGATGCAGGCTAG
- a CDS encoding TolC family protein yields MHSTYIACILIFLFSGVAQAGSIYSSDEIIPEADTLRFDEAMALGLENNYGILLAKTDAEVAGTNYDYAKYSFFPEVEANGRRTWTRENLTQRFSEQTDSTEGIVVREIPNARSNQLAYSVDATWRVFDGLGMFIAYDRLESLRDMSDLNVRMTVENTAASIAELYHLAVAEQTVLEVLENNVQLSQERRDIAYYKYEVGRSSKQEYLQAQVQVNADSSAVLDQVARLRTVKVDLNNLLARDPQANFYVTSTIDLDSLPPLDNLRNTLVSENPSYQRALHMQEVADFEKKAVRAERYPTLDLIASYSHTESESQGFFRGTASDGFTYGAQISLPVFRRFDIRRREVVADLNIRSARLQTEQLEQELLSQLQNAWIDYLNNRSLLALERKNLELARENAAIALDRYKLGNATALESREAQVNAVEAESRLISAIFDTKMAEISLKRISGTILR; encoded by the coding sequence ATGCATTCAACGTATATCGCCTGCATACTCATCTTTCTGTTTTCTGGAGTGGCACAGGCCGGGAGTATATATTCTTCGGACGAAATAATACCCGAAGCCGATACCCTTCGCTTTGATGAAGCAATGGCTTTAGGCCTTGAAAACAACTATGGCATCCTGCTGGCCAAAACGGATGCCGAGGTGGCCGGAACAAACTATGACTATGCCAAGTACTCCTTCTTTCCGGAAGTAGAGGCTAACGGCAGGAGAACATGGACCCGGGAAAACCTGACTCAGCGCTTCAGTGAACAGACTGATAGTACTGAAGGGATTGTAGTACGCGAAATACCTAATGCCCGTAGTAACCAGCTCGCATATAGCGTGGATGCTACATGGCGTGTTTTTGATGGCCTGGGAATGTTTATTGCCTACGATCGCCTGGAATCGCTAAGGGATATGTCCGACCTGAATGTTCGCATGACTGTAGAGAATACGGCGGCCTCCATAGCCGAGCTATATCACCTGGCTGTGGCAGAACAGACCGTTCTGGAAGTTCTGGAGAATAATGTCCAGCTAAGCCAGGAACGCCGTGACATAGCCTATTATAAATATGAGGTGGGCAGAAGCAGTAAGCAGGAGTACCTGCAGGCCCAGGTTCAGGTAAATGCCGATAGTTCTGCCGTGCTGGATCAGGTAGCCCGGTTACGTACAGTTAAGGTAGATTTGAATAACCTCCTTGCGAGAGACCCTCAGGCAAACTTCTACGTAACCTCAACTATTGACCTTGATTCTCTTCCTCCTTTGGATAACCTGCGAAACACCTTGGTTTCTGAAAACCCCTCTTATCAGCGGGCCCTGCATATGCAGGAGGTAGCAGATTTCGAAAAGAAGGCTGTTCGAGCTGAGAGGTATCCTACCCTTGACCTGATAGCCTCATACAGCCATACCGAATCCGAGTCTCAGGGCTTCTTCAGAGGTACTGCATCAGATGGTTTTACCTATGGTGCCCAGATAAGCCTCCCTGTCTTCCGCCGGTTCGATATCAGAAGACGTGAAGTAGTGGCTGACCTGAATATTCGTAGCGCCAGACTACAGACTGAGCAACTTGAGCAGGAATTGCTAAGTCAATTGCAGAACGCCTGGATAGACTATCTGAACAACCGTAGTTTACTTGCCCTGGAAAGAAAAAACCTCGAACTGGCACGCGAAAATGCAGCCATAGCACTGGACCGGTATAAACTTGGTAATGCCACCGCATTGGAAAGCCGTGAGGCACAGGTTAACGCCGTAGAGGCGGAGAGTCGGTTAATTTCAGCAATATTTGATACCAAAATGGCTGAAATTTCCTTGAAAAGGATCAGTGGCACCATTCTAAGATAA